A DNA window from Chryseobacterium sp. MEBOG06 contains the following coding sequences:
- a CDS encoding PepSY-associated TM helix domain-containing protein has product MENKKTNTKKKQGKSLTKRVTGWLHLWLGLVSGIIVLTVTLSGTVFVFCDEIIDWCGGSAKYVQAPDNKKKMAPEELLVQFQKQVPGRRAFYFDTYKDADRTFRVASATQPPKDKNEAKAAQPQKKSRGPRGVFAYHYLDPYTGKIMGSTKSYEFFYVVAHIHAQLLAGKLGKTVVGIASIIFFIQLISGLILWWPKKWNKTTRTAAFKIKAGTKWRRKNYDFHNVFGFYTLLPAVFITITGLIMAYKVLTDLTQEAFGGVADPHKIAEKYEPKFDPEKKALPFTDFIDRNFKEIPEAKQIRMSVPRNDSSTVYNVVAAHFIGLKSISKGKSREINKYTGNEIHYPKEVQMHEVIEHMNFDLHVGYWGGMFGKIFTFIIGIICTSLPVTGFLIWWGRRNKSSGKNKEIKNIHQHRKEGHHEQLV; this is encoded by the coding sequence ATGGAAAACAAAAAAACTAATACAAAGAAAAAACAGGGAAAATCTCTTACCAAGAGAGTCACCGGGTGGCTGCATCTATGGCTAGGGTTGGTTTCCGGAATTATTGTGCTGACGGTAACGCTTTCAGGAACCGTATTTGTCTTTTGTGACGAAATTATAGATTGGTGCGGAGGCAGTGCAAAATATGTGCAGGCTCCGGATAATAAAAAGAAAATGGCTCCTGAAGAACTGCTTGTCCAATTTCAGAAACAGGTGCCGGGCAGAAGAGCATTTTATTTCGACACTTATAAAGATGCAGACAGAACCTTCAGAGTGGCCTCAGCTACCCAGCCACCAAAAGATAAAAATGAAGCTAAAGCAGCACAGCCACAGAAGAAAAGCCGTGGTCCGAGAGGTGTATTTGCCTATCACTATCTCGATCCTTATACCGGTAAAATAATGGGATCTACCAAAAGCTATGAATTCTTTTATGTAGTAGCCCATATTCATGCACAGTTGCTGGCAGGAAAGCTTGGAAAGACAGTGGTGGGAATTGCCTCAATTATATTTTTCATCCAGTTAATCAGCGGGTTGATTCTCTGGTGGCCTAAAAAATGGAATAAAACGACAAGAACAGCCGCTTTTAAAATCAAGGCAGGAACAAAATGGCGCAGGAAAAACTACGATTTCCATAATGTTTTCGGCTTTTATACTTTATTGCCGGCAGTATTTATTACCATTACCGGATTGATTATGGCCTATAAGGTTTTAACAGATCTTACTCAGGAAGCCTTCGGAGGAGTAGCAGATCCCCACAAAATTGCAGAGAAGTATGAACCAAAGTTTGATCCTGAGAAAAAAGCATTGCCTTTTACTGATTTTATAGACAGAAACTTCAAAGAAATTCCTGAGGCAAAACAGATCAGAATGAGTGTTCCAAGAAATGATTCATCTACAGTTTATAATGTTGTTGCCGCTCATTTTATTGGGTTAAAAAGTATTTCAAAAGGCAAAAGCAGAGAAATCAACAAGTATACAGGAAACGAAATTCATTACCCTAAAGAAGTCCAGATGCACGAGGTCATTGAACATATGAATTTTGACCTTCATGTCGGCTACTGGGGCGGGATGTTTGGAAAAATCTTCACTTTCATTATCGGGATTATCTGTACAAGTCTTCCCGTGACCGGATTTCTGATCTGGTGGGGAAGGAGGAATAAATCATCAGGGAAAAATAAAGAAATTAAAAATATTCATCAACATAGAAAAGAAGGACATCATGAACAATTGGTTTAA
- a CDS encoding alpha/beta hydrolase, with translation MNNWFKFLYLTVFAFSISGKAQEKVTIGEKQNLFSKILNENREVWIHLPKTYNDKTINPAKYPVIYLLDGEINFEYYTGMSDFLARTPYADIPECIVVGIKNTERTRDLTPTKSHRKSPVNPDLILFADSGGSENFTNFLQEELKPWINRNYRTQDLSILVGHSFGGLFAINTFLIHPDYFNAYVANDPSLWWDNKITVSRTKDYLEKNKKFPAKKSLYVSQADNEEQQKNWNSDMTQAIEEFKGIIEQNGSLNYKHSFFPGEVHGTVSYPANYEALKFIFKGFRTDIKRLAKNPEQLEVDYKKLSDKTGTEFLPSEAYLNVVLKFMKSNDFKETETYFMNLKNKLYPKVK, from the coding sequence ATGAACAATTGGTTTAAATTTTTATACCTCACAGTATTTGCTTTTTCCATTTCGGGAAAAGCTCAGGAAAAAGTGACAATAGGAGAAAAGCAGAATCTATTTTCAAAAATTTTAAATGAAAACAGGGAAGTCTGGATTCATCTTCCTAAAACATATAATGACAAGACAATCAATCCAGCAAAATATCCGGTAATCTATCTTTTGGATGGAGAAATCAATTTTGAATATTATACAGGAATGAGTGATTTCCTTGCAAGAACTCCTTATGCAGACATTCCGGAATGTATTGTGGTGGGAATTAAAAATACAGAAAGAACCAGAGATCTTACACCTACGAAATCTCACAGGAAAAGTCCGGTAAACCCTGATCTTATTCTTTTTGCAGATAGCGGCGGAAGTGAGAATTTTACAAACTTTTTGCAGGAAGAATTAAAACCATGGATCAATAGAAACTATAGAACTCAGGATTTATCTATATTGGTGGGGCATTCTTTCGGAGGATTGTTTGCAATCAATACTTTCCTTATTCATCCGGATTATTTTAACGCTTATGTGGCGAATGATCCCAGCTTATGGTGGGATAATAAAATAACCGTTTCGAGAACAAAAGATTATCTGGAGAAGAATAAAAAATTTCCAGCCAAAAAATCATTATACGTTTCTCAGGCAGATAACGAAGAACAGCAGAAAAACTGGAATTCTGATATGACACAGGCCATAGAAGAGTTCAAAGGAATTATTGAGCAAAACGGTTCATTGAATTATAAGCATAGCTTTTTCCCGGGAGAAGTACATGGAACGGTTTCTTACCCTGCAAACTATGAAGCGTTGAAGTTTATTTTCAAAGGTTTCAGGACAGATATTAAAAGGCTTGCCAAAAATCCTGAACAGCTTGAAGTGGATTATAAAAAGCTTTCTGATAAAACGGGAACAGAGTTTCTTCCATCAGAAGCTTATCTGAACGTTGTTCTTAAGTTTATGAAAAGTAATGACTTTAAAGAGACGGAAACCTACTTTATGAATCTTAAAAATAAGCTTTATCCTAAAGTAAAATAG
- a CDS encoding ArsR/SmtB family transcription factor — translation MGLTKTEIFTEEQNRLAALFKVLGHPARISILQHIINQKACICNDLVEELGLAQATISQHLKELKNTGIIKGSIEGKSVCYCINEKVWKEVQSQFNLFFNQQANIDQCC, via the coding sequence ATGGGACTTACAAAAACCGAAATATTTACAGAGGAACAGAACCGGTTAGCAGCATTGTTTAAGGTACTTGGGCATCCGGCCAGAATTTCCATTCTTCAGCATATCATCAATCAGAAAGCTTGTATCTGTAATGATTTGGTTGAAGAATTAGGATTAGCTCAGGCTACTATTTCACAACATTTGAAAGAACTTAAAAATACAGGAATTATCAAAGGATCAATTGAAGGGAAATCGGTATGCTATTGTATTAATGAAAAGGTCTGGAAAGAGGTTCAATCTCAGTTTAATCTTTTCTTTAATCAGCAAGCCAATATAGATCAATGCTGCTAA
- a CDS encoding protein-tyrosine-phosphatase: MNVNLSKTIQKALFLKPINEDRKKIVQPLIEFIQKKVTHNEAVNISFICTHNSRRSHFSQIWAQVAAAHFGIANVFCYSGGTEETALFPKVAETLIHQGFIIFKISENDNPVYAIKYDKNAFPVIGFSKKYDSLFNPDSGFAAVITCSQADDGCPYIAGAEVRIPITYEDPKYSDNLPVQEEVYHQRSLEIASEMLYVFSMIKK; encoded by the coding sequence ATGAACGTAAACTTATCCAAAACAATCCAGAAGGCTTTATTTTTGAAACCGATAAATGAAGACCGAAAGAAAATTGTACAGCCTTTGATTGAATTTATCCAAAAGAAAGTAACTCATAATGAAGCGGTCAATATCAGTTTTATTTGCACTCACAATTCCCGCCGGAGTCATTTTTCGCAGATTTGGGCGCAAGTGGCGGCTGCTCATTTCGGAATAGCTAATGTTTTTTGTTATTCAGGAGGAACTGAAGAAACCGCATTGTTTCCTAAAGTTGCAGAAACATTAATCCATCAGGGATTTATTATTTTCAAAATATCTGAGAATGATAATCCTGTCTATGCTATAAAATATGATAAGAATGCTTTCCCCGTAATTGGTTTTTCTAAAAAGTATGACAGCCTGTTTAATCCTGATTCAGGTTTTGCTGCGGTAATCACCTGCTCACAGGCTGATGATGGCTGCCCGTATATAGCAGGGGCCGAAGTCAGAATCCCGATTACTTATGAAGATCCTAAATATTCAGATAATTTACCGGTACAGGAAGAAGTATATCATCAGCGCAGCCTGGAGATCGCTTCAGAAATGCTGTACGTTTTTTCAATGATTAAAAAATAA
- the arsB gene encoding ACR3 family arsenite efflux transporter yields MNPKLKLLDRYLTLWIFLAMLTGIGLGAIFPGISDAANTLSTGTTNIPLAAGLILMMYPPLAKVDYSLLPMAFKDKKVISISLFLNWIVGPCLMFALAVLFLRNEPDYMIGLILIGLARCIAMVIVWNDLAKGNREYAALLIALNSIFQIISYSFFVWLFINVLPEKLGFASFNIKISMKEVTESVLIYLGVPFLAGFLSRYFLIKFKGKDWYNRIFIPAVSPITLYALLFTIVLMFSLKGDKILELPMDVLKVAIPLTIYFMLMFFISFLINKALKVSYDKNVSIAFTAAGNNFELAIAVSIAVFGLHSPQAFVGVIGPLIEVPVLILLVKASVWLKKRYYH; encoded by the coding sequence ATGAATCCCAAATTAAAACTTCTCGACCGCTATTTAACACTCTGGATTTTTCTTGCTATGCTCACCGGAATTGGCCTGGGAGCAATATTTCCGGGTATCTCTGATGCTGCCAATACTTTGAGCACCGGAACCACCAATATTCCGTTGGCAGCAGGATTGATTTTAATGATGTATCCTCCGTTGGCAAAAGTGGACTATTCATTGCTGCCTATGGCTTTTAAAGATAAAAAAGTAATCAGTATTTCCCTGTTCCTAAACTGGATCGTAGGCCCATGTTTAATGTTTGCTCTCGCAGTATTATTTCTGAGAAATGAACCGGATTATATGATAGGTTTGATTTTAATAGGCCTGGCAAGATGTATTGCCATGGTAATTGTCTGGAATGATTTGGCTAAAGGAAACAGAGAATATGCAGCTCTGCTGATTGCACTGAACTCTATTTTCCAGATAATAAGCTACAGCTTTTTTGTGTGGCTCTTTATCAATGTACTGCCTGAAAAGTTGGGATTCGCAAGTTTCAATATAAAAATATCTATGAAAGAGGTTACAGAGAGCGTACTGATTTATCTGGGAGTGCCTTTTTTGGCTGGTTTCTTAAGTAGATATTTCTTAATCAAATTCAAAGGAAAAGACTGGTACAACAGGATATTTATTCCGGCGGTTTCACCCATAACATTGTATGCATTGCTTTTTACCATCGTTTTGATGTTCAGCCTGAAAGGAGATAAGATTCTGGAACTGCCTATGGATGTGCTGAAGGTTGCCATTCCTCTGACCATTTATTTTATGCTGATGTTTTTTATAAGTTTCCTGATCAATAAGGCTTTAAAAGTCTCTTATGATAAAAATGTTTCTATAGCATTCACAGCTGCAGGAAATAATTTTGAGCTGGCTATTGCAGTTTCTATTGCAGTTTTCGGACTGCACTCTCCACAGGCATTCGTAGGGGTGATTGGTCCTTTGATTGAAGTTCCTGTTTTAATTTTATTGGTAAAGGCCAGTGTATGGCTCAAGAAGAGATACTATCATTAA
- a CDS encoding DUF2911 domain-containing protein, with amino-acid sequence MKKLIAAVCISVSTFSFAQDYSVPAVSPRQKVEQQFSMSKISIDYGRPGVKGRKIFGELVPYGQVWRAGANSSTKITFGQAVSFGGKTVAPGTYGLFIVPTEKEWKIILNKDFQQWGAYTYDPKQDVVDVTVPVNPLTDKQEWFEITLNPTDENSGNLVIKWDMAQAEIPLKPSKLDTVIKISDKLKEIKKIESDSNKKG; translated from the coding sequence GTGAAAAAGTTAATAGCAGCAGTTTGCATTTCAGTTTCAACATTCAGTTTTGCACAGGACTATTCTGTACCCGCAGTAAGTCCGCGTCAGAAGGTAGAACAGCAGTTTTCTATGTCTAAGATTTCCATCGACTATGGTAGACCAGGAGTAAAAGGGCGTAAGATTTTCGGAGAACTTGTTCCTTACGGTCAGGTTTGGAGAGCCGGAGCGAACTCATCTACAAAAATTACATTCGGACAGGCGGTTAGCTTTGGTGGAAAAACAGTGGCACCAGGAACTTATGGTTTGTTCATTGTTCCAACTGAAAAAGAATGGAAAATAATTTTAAATAAAGATTTCCAGCAGTGGGGAGCTTATACTTATGATCCTAAACAGGATGTGGTAGATGTTACTGTACCTGTTAACCCATTAACGGATAAGCAGGAATGGTTCGAGATTACCCTTAATCCTACAGATGAAAACTCAGGTAACTTAGTGATCAAATGGGATATGGCACAGGCAGAAATTCCGTTGAAGCCATCAAAATTAGATACTGTAATTAAGATTTCTGATAAGTTGAAAGAAATCAAGAAAATAGAATCAGACTCTAACAAAAAAGGCTAA
- a CDS encoding GNAT family N-acetyltransferase, which translates to MNFSVQPVLENEEYQLIPLQQGDFESLYEVASDPKVWEQHPNKDRYQREVFENFFRGAIESGGAFKIIEKATGDILGSSRYYDFDKEDNHIFIGYTFYGTKSWGKGINPQIKKLMLDYIFQFVDKVHFHIGKENFRSQTALERLGGKKIAEEEVAYFAEPTRTNFVYEITKEDWV; encoded by the coding sequence ATGAATTTTTCTGTTCAACCTGTTTTAGAGAATGAAGAATATCAATTAATCCCCTTACAGCAAGGGGATTTTGAATCTTTATATGAAGTAGCTTCCGATCCTAAAGTATGGGAACAGCATCCCAATAAAGATCGTTATCAGAGAGAAGTTTTTGAGAATTTTTTCAGAGGAGCGATAGAGAGTGGCGGTGCTTTTAAAATTATTGAGAAAGCTACAGGAGATATATTGGGAAGCAGCCGCTATTATGACTTTGATAAAGAGGATAATCATATTTTTATAGGTTATACTTTCTATGGAACAAAGTCATGGGGAAAGGGAATCAACCCGCAGATTAAAAAACTGATGCTGGATTATATTTTCCAGTTTGTAGATAAGGTTCACTTTCATATCGGAAAAGAAAATTTCCGTTCCCAGACAGCATTAGAAAGATTGGGCGGTAAAAAAATAGCTGAAGAAGAAGTGGCTTATTTTGCAGAGCCTACAAGAACCAATTTTGTTTATGAAATCACAAAAGAAGATTGGGTATGA
- a CDS encoding cupin domain-containing protein — protein MKKYKIQQSPFVVPTTDGKLIEEHWGNSTGNSNVSIAHMVAPPDWSEPHQTPEFDEFTYIISGKKQFEIDGENVILEKGQSILIEKGARIRYSNPFSEPCEYLAICLPAFSMELVNREVEGVD, from the coding sequence ATGAAAAAATATAAAATTCAACAGTCTCCCTTTGTAGTACCCACTACAGACGGAAAACTTATCGAAGAACATTGGGGGAATTCTACAGGGAATTCTAATGTTTCAATTGCTCATATGGTAGCACCTCCGGATTGGAGCGAGCCTCACCAGACTCCTGAATTTGATGAATTTACTTATATCATTTCAGGAAAAAAACAATTTGAAATTGATGGTGAAAACGTAATATTGGAAAAAGGACAGAGTATTCTTATTGAAAAAGGAGCCCGGATCCGTTACAGTAATCCGTTTTCTGAACCCTGCGAATACCTTGCTATCTGTCTGCCTGCCTTTTCTATGGAACTGGTGAACAGGGAAGTGGAAGGTGTAGATTAA
- a CDS encoding PEGA domain-containing protein — protein MKNKLSTVLLLGIALSATSCATIFTGSKDKISFNSSPEGAKVLHKGIEKCVTPCIAEIPRSLSKQTVTLEKEGFVSKEFKLTKTFNAVTLLNILFGGAIGVGIDAATGSLTKYSPKKYDVELEAKP, from the coding sequence ATGAAAAACAAATTATCGACTGTGCTATTACTAGGCATTGCGCTTTCTGCTACTTCTTGTGCAACCATCTTTACAGGTTCTAAAGACAAAATATCTTTCAACTCAAGCCCTGAAGGAGCTAAAGTATTGCATAAAGGAATTGAAAAATGTGTTACGCCTTGTATTGCCGAAATTCCAAGATCGTTGAGCAAACAGACCGTTACATTAGAAAAAGAAGGGTTTGTAAGCAAGGAATTCAAACTTACTAAAACCTTTAATGCAGTGACCTTGTTAAATATCCTTTTTGGCGGGGCTATTGGGGTTGGAATTGATGCTGCTACAGGTTCTCTGACGAAGTATTCACCAAAGAAATACGATGTTGAGCTTGAAGCTAAACCGTAA
- a CDS encoding dienelactone hydrolase family protein, producing MIRSILLTTMIMASGSLFSQKLKTVSYQDGSQKLNGLVTSNAGKKLPGVLILPAWKGIDEEAKTAALELEKQGYIAFIADIYGEGKLPADNESAAKSSGYYKQNFQEYQKRISLALEQLKKNGAISDKTAVIGYCFGGTGALESARGHLPVAGVVSIHGSLARDQNRKNEALTAKILVENPADDKSVTPQDYENLIKEMNEGNADWQIITYAHSKHTFTDPKSPDYNEVMAKRAWNHTLMFLKEILK from the coding sequence ATGATACGTTCAATCTTATTAACCACAATGATTATGGCTTCAGGAAGTCTTTTCAGTCAAAAACTTAAAACTGTTTCCTATCAGGACGGCTCCCAAAAGCTGAACGGCCTGGTGACTTCTAATGCAGGGAAAAAACTTCCGGGTGTTCTGATACTTCCGGCCTGGAAAGGAATTGATGAGGAAGCAAAAACAGCAGCTCTTGAACTTGAAAAACAAGGATATATCGCTTTTATCGCTGACATTTATGGTGAAGGCAAGCTTCCGGCTGATAATGAGTCGGCTGCAAAAAGCTCAGGCTACTACAAGCAAAATTTTCAGGAATACCAAAAAAGGATTTCTTTGGCGCTGGAACAGCTTAAAAAAAACGGAGCGATCTCTGACAAAACTGCGGTCATTGGATACTGCTTTGGAGGTACCGGAGCTTTAGAATCGGCAAGAGGCCACCTACCTGTAGCGGGCGTTGTTTCTATCCACGGAAGTCTCGCGAGGGATCAGAACAGAAAGAATGAAGCATTAACGGCAAAAATTCTTGTAGAAAATCCTGCTGATGATAAAAGTGTCACTCCACAGGATTATGAAAACCTCATCAAAGAAATGAATGAAGGTAATGCAGACTGGCAGATTATCACCTATGCCCACTCTAAGCATACTTTTACCGATCCGAAATCACCGGATTATAATGAGGTAATGGCTAAAAGAGCATGGAATCACACGCTGATGTTTCTGAAAGAAATTTTAAAATAA
- a CDS encoding HAD family hydrolase, producing the protein MNIKNIIFDFGGVLMDWNPRYFFKDYFNDDEKMEYFLEHIAQSEWNEEQDRGRSLSEGTEIQVKKFPEWEKEIKAYYDNWTVMLKSDIPQNVEVLRKLKNTKYHLFGLTNWSEETFPYALENYDFFQIFDDKIVVSGTEKLIKPDPRIWHILLERYNIKAEESVFIDDNPKNIEMAKTLGFITIHITPETNLEEELTHLGIQFG; encoded by the coding sequence ATGAACATTAAGAACATTATATTCGATTTCGGAGGCGTACTGATGGATTGGAATCCGAGATATTTTTTTAAAGACTATTTCAATGATGATGAAAAAATGGAATACTTTCTTGAACATATTGCCCAGTCTGAATGGAATGAAGAACAGGACAGAGGAAGAAGTCTTTCTGAAGGAACGGAAATTCAGGTAAAGAAGTTCCCGGAATGGGAAAAGGAAATCAAAGCTTATTACGATAACTGGACCGTGATGCTGAAAAGTGATATTCCTCAAAACGTAGAAGTATTAAGAAAACTAAAAAACACGAAATATCATCTGTTCGGACTGACCAACTGGTCTGAAGAAACATTTCCTTACGCTTTGGAAAACTATGATTTCTTCCAGATTTTTGATGATAAAATTGTAGTTTCCGGAACTGAGAAACTAATCAAACCTGATCCGAGAATATGGCATATTTTACTGGAAAGATACAATATAAAGGCTGAGGAGTCTGTTTTCATTGATGACAATCCCAAGAATATTGAAATGGCAAAAACTTTAGGATTTATCACCATTCATATTACTCCTGAAACTAATTTGGAGGAGGAATTAACTCATTTAGGAATACAATTCGGGTGA
- a CDS encoding type I restriction enzyme HsdR N-terminal domain-containing protein, with protein sequence MELPKLNFQETFDFKFKKDKDKFFIYDLVRKTYLLLTPEEWVRQHWVHYYLTVKSYSASALITEKKIVLNGLTKRIDLLVTEKTEPVILIECKAPQIKLTEKTFEQTARYNSIIGAREIILTNGLQHINAYYENGQYQFYKPQ encoded by the coding sequence ATGGAACTTCCAAAACTGAATTTTCAGGAAACTTTTGATTTTAAATTCAAGAAAGACAAAGATAAGTTTTTTATTTATGATTTGGTTCGTAAAACTTATCTTCTGCTCACTCCTGAGGAATGGGTCAGACAGCACTGGGTACACTATTATCTTACTGTAAAATCCTATTCTGCATCGGCACTTATCACCGAAAAAAAGATTGTGCTGAATGGCCTTACCAAACGTATAGATCTTCTGGTTACTGAGAAAACAGAGCCCGTAATTCTAATTGAATGTAAGGCCCCGCAAATCAAATTAACAGAAAAAACATTTGAACAGACCGCCAGATATAACTCCATTATCGGGGCCAGAGAAATCATCCTTACCAACGGATTGCAGCACATTAATGCCTATTATGAAAATGGGCAGTATCAGTTTTACAAGCCTCAATAA
- the holA gene encoding DNA polymerase III subunit delta: MKELDLILKNIKNKEVLPIYFFHGEEAYFIDVAVKALEHNFLEEDEKAFNQTVTYGKDTSYQEVLSLARQFPMMGDKQVIIVKEAQDLRFNEEENRILESYVENPVPSTVLVFAHKHKKLDSRKKAAKALEKTKALFLSESVKENNLPKWIADECIALKIKTAPNISHLLAEYLGNDLSRIANELNKLKIILKEGDILDGTIIENHIGISKEYNIFELQKALGTKNANTAFKIAHFMGKNPKNNPFVMMLASLYNYFSNVIIYQTMAGQPPQTIASQMGVNPYFIKDYAESARLYPLKHATRVISILREFDMKGKGLGAVNMGEAELIKELVYKIINVDKIKMKV; encoded by the coding sequence ATGAAAGAATTAGATTTAATCCTCAAAAATATTAAAAATAAAGAAGTTTTACCTATTTATTTTTTCCATGGAGAAGAAGCCTACTTTATTGATGTTGCCGTAAAAGCCCTTGAGCATAACTTTTTGGAGGAAGATGAAAAGGCTTTTAACCAAACGGTTACCTATGGCAAAGATACTTCTTATCAGGAAGTTCTTTCTTTGGCCAGACAGTTCCCGATGATGGGGGATAAGCAGGTTATTATCGTCAAAGAAGCCCAGGACTTAAGATTCAATGAAGAGGAAAACAGAATTCTTGAATCCTATGTAGAAAATCCTGTGCCTTCCACAGTATTGGTTTTTGCCCACAAGCATAAGAAACTGGACAGCAGAAAAAAGGCGGCCAAAGCTTTAGAAAAAACAAAGGCTCTTTTCCTTAGCGAATCGGTAAAGGAAAATAACCTTCCAAAATGGATTGCCGATGAATGTATAGCCCTGAAAATAAAAACAGCACCCAATATTTCACACCTTCTGGCAGAATATCTTGGAAACGATCTGTCCAGAATTGCGAATGAGCTGAATAAACTGAAAATTATCCTTAAAGAAGGTGATATCCTCGACGGAACTATCATTGAGAATCATATAGGTATCAGTAAAGAATACAATATTTTTGAGCTGCAGAAAGCATTAGGAACAAAAAATGCCAATACAGCCTTTAAGATCGCCCACTTTATGGGTAAGAATCCAAAGAATAATCCGTTTGTAATGATGCTGGCAAGCCTTTACAATTACTTTTCCAATGTCATTATCTATCAGACGATGGCAGGACAGCCTCCGCAGACTATTGCCTCCCAAATGGGGGTAAATCCTTATTTTATCAAAGATTATGCGGAAAGCGCAAGACTTTATCCCTTAAAACACGCCACAAGAGTTATTTCTATCTTAAGAGAATTTGATATGAAAGGAAAAGGACTTGGAGCAGTGAATATGGGAGAGGCAGAGCTGATCAAAGAACTGGTGTATAAGATCATTAACGTAGATAAGATTAAGATGAAGGTGTAG